One region of Armigeres subalbatus isolate Guangzhou_Male chromosome 3, GZ_Asu_2, whole genome shotgun sequence genomic DNA includes:
- the LOC134225606 gene encoding lipase member H-A-like isoform X1 produces MARFSLCICALLWLGDIVNADRSSIIFREDNDDPTSFASRFYLDMDDMEYEQDNGNESLVPKLILDRDEEQNYITLPDKKGEFQVVPRKAVVESRQNSSQYEAAEFVKFHFYARSNNYQPVELRYDQIQFLPDHHGFNIALPTKILIHGWLGGSDSDVIEPLAKDFLDQGNFNIIAVDWEKGARTLLYPVARYRVSKVAELVAAVIDQLLQFGQSSDQIGLIGHSLGAHIAGLAGKKTKKKVAFIVGLDPAAPLFRLKKPTERLSNNDAHYVEVIHTNGKALGMFGNIGKTDFYPNGGSSQPGCGWNLSCSHQRAVDYFKESLKSKNYFANRCTDVEDLHPKCALGKAVMGGLEALKTRGKPDGVYYAATAADKPFLRNLDA; encoded by the coding sequence ATCGGTCCAGCATTATATTCCGCGAAGATAACGATGATCCAACCTCGTTTGCCTCTCGCTTCTATCTGGACATGGACGACATGGAGTACGAGCAGGACAACGGAAATGAATCGCTAGTTCCGAAACTGATTCTGGACCGGGACGAAGAACAAAACTACATTACCCTTCCGGACAAGAAAGGGGAATTCCAAGTTGTACCTCGGAAAGCCGTTGTTGAAAGCCGACAGAACAGCTCCCAATATGAGGCGGCCGAATTTGTCAAGTTTCACTTCTACGCCAGGTCCAACAACTACCAGCCCGTCGAACTGCGGTACGACCAGATTCAGTTCCTTCCGGATCACCATGGGTTCAACATAGCACTTCCGACGAAGATTCTGATTCATGGATGGCTCGGTGGTTCCGACTCGGACGTGATCGAACCTTTGGCCAAAGATTTTCTGGATCAGGGTAACTTCAATATCATTGCCGTTGATTGGGAAAAAGGGGCTCGGACCTTGCTGTACCCTGTTGCTCGGTATAGGGTTAGTAAAGTCGCTGAACTGGTTGCAGCTGTTATAGATCAGCTGTTACAGTTTGGCCAATCATCTGATCAGATTGGACTGATTGGTCACAGCTTAGGAGCCCACATAGCTGGGCTGGCGGGGAAAAAGACAAAGAAGAAGGTAGCCTTCATTGTTGGACTAGACCCGGCGGCACCGTTATTTCGTTTGAAGAAACCAACGGAACGATTGTCTAACAACGATGCTCACTATGTTGAGGTAATTCATACCAATGGTAAGGCTCTCGGAATGTTCGGTAACATAGGAAAGACTGATTTCTACCCGAACGGAGGTTCGAGTCAGCCAGGCTGTGGATGGAACCTCAGTTGTAGTCACCAGCGTGCTGTCGACTACTTCAAGGAATCACTCAAAAGTAAGAATTATTTTGCGAATCGATGTACTGACGTTGAAGATCTACATCCCAAATGCGCATTGGGCAAAGCTGTAATGGGAGGCTTGGAAGCTCTGAAAACTCGTGGCAAGCCAGACGGCGTATATTACGCCGCAACAGCTGCAGATAAACCATTCCTGCGAAATCTGGATGCATGA
- the LOC134225606 gene encoding phospholipase A1-like isoform X3 translates to MARFSLCICALLWLGDIVNADDSRVTFLDDDDDELSTNNGIRYSDLDDMEYEKDNGDDTLIPQLRMSHELQENYITLPDKDGEFQIVPRFSVRESRHNSSQYDAIKYVRFRFYNRLNRNQSAEFGFDKIRSLPHDYGFNVLLPTMILIHGWLGSSESEVIEPLAQELLEHTNLNVLAVDWEKGASTLLYPVARYRVPKVGKLVAAVIDRILDFGQTPEQIGIIGHSLGAHIAGMAGKSTRRKIGCIVGLDPASPLFRLKKPSKRLSDTDAQYVEVIHTNGKALGIFSSIGVADFYPNGGAKQPGCGWNISCSHQRAVDYFKESLKTRNFFANRCNDEKGLSSNCSLGVATLGGFRALRKNGKPRGVYYTLTADKKPFLRSV, encoded by the coding sequence ATGACTCCCGTGTCACATTTTtggacgatgatgatgacgaattgTCCACCAATAACGGCATTCGATACTCAGATTTGGACGACATGGAGTACGAAAAAGATAACGGAGACGACACATTGATACCTCAACTGAGGATGTCACACGAATTGCAGGAAAACTACATCACGCTACCGGATAAGGATGGAGAATTTCAAATTGTTCCACGGTTTTCGGTTCGGGAAAGTCGTCACAACAGTAGCCAATATGATGCGATCAAGTACGTGCGGTTTCGATTCTACAACCGTTTGAATCGAAACCAATCGGCCGAGTTCGGTTTTGATAAGATCCGATCGCTACCGCACGATTATGGCTTCAATGTGTTGCTTCCAACGATGATCCTGATTCACGGTTGGCTAGGCAGTTCCGAGTCCGAAGTGATTGAGCCATTGGCACAAGAGCTGTTGGAACACACCAACTTGAACGTTCTGGCTGTAGATTGGGAGAAGGGCGCAAGTACGTTGCTGTATCCCGTTGCAAGATATCGTGTTCCAAAAGTTGGCAAATTGGTAGCGGCGGTGATAGATCGAATTTTAGATTTTGGCCAAACGCCGGAACAGATCGGAATCATTGGGCATAGCCTGGGGGCGCACATTGCTGGAATGGCCGGGAAGAGCACCCGACGAAAGATTGGTTGCATCGTTGGGTTAGACCCCGCCTCACCATTATTTCGCTTGAAGAAGCCTTCGAAACGTCTGTCGGATACTGACGCACAATACGTGGAGGTGATCCACACCAACGGAAAAGCGCTGGGCATATTTTCAAGCATTGGAGTGGCCGACTTCTATCCCAATGGTGGAGCGAAACAACCCGGCTGTGGGTGGAACATTAGTTGCAGTCACCAGAGAGCGGTGGACTACTTTAAGGAGAGTCTCAAGACTCGTAATTTTTTCGCCAATCGATGTAACGACGAGAAGGGTTTGAGTTCGAATTGTTCGTTGGGCGTGGCTACGTTGGGAGGGTTTAGAGCGCTGAGGAAAAACGGAAAGCCCCGGGGAGTGTACTACACGCTGACTGCCGACAAAAAACCATTTTTGAGGAGTGTCTGA